The Aeromicrobium senzhongii genome includes a window with the following:
- a CDS encoding prephenate dehydrogenase, translating to MSAPLPDAVVPGPVLVIGCGLIGTSVALALRDLDVPVHLRDASASHLEIAASVGAGSPDPVESPALVVVAVPPAAVVETVRSALAEFPQAVVTDVASVKGSICAEVTDPRFVGGHPMAGKERSGPMAASGLLFEGRAWAVVPTEGTDPDAVALVERVATSVGAVVRRMDAASHDRAVALVSHVPHLVSSLTAGLLTEAPTDDLALAGQGLRDVIRIAGSDRGLWVDIIGSNAGQVGDILDDLAARLDDLRAAVRAGDGSVAEHLDRGRDGVSRVPGKHGEQPTALGVVFVSIDDTPGELSRLFSDIGAAGVNIEDMRIDHELGRLVGVVEVVVQAAAADVLHTALIERGWAAFR from the coding sequence ATGAGTGCCCCCTTGCCCGATGCCGTCGTCCCGGGCCCGGTACTCGTCATCGGCTGTGGCCTGATCGGCACGTCCGTCGCCCTGGCGCTGCGTGACCTCGACGTGCCGGTCCACCTGCGTGACGCCAGTGCGTCCCACCTCGAGATCGCGGCGTCCGTCGGTGCCGGATCGCCCGATCCCGTCGAGTCCCCGGCGCTGGTCGTCGTCGCCGTTCCGCCGGCCGCGGTCGTCGAGACGGTCCGGTCGGCGCTCGCCGAGTTCCCGCAGGCCGTCGTCACGGACGTCGCGAGCGTGAAGGGCTCGATCTGCGCCGAGGTCACCGACCCGCGCTTCGTCGGCGGCCACCCCATGGCCGGCAAGGAGCGCTCCGGGCCGATGGCCGCGTCGGGCCTGCTCTTCGAGGGACGCGCCTGGGCCGTCGTGCCCACCGAGGGCACCGACCCCGACGCCGTGGCTCTCGTCGAGCGCGTCGCCACGTCGGTCGGTGCCGTGGTCCGCCGGATGGACGCGGCGTCGCACGACCGGGCCGTCGCCCTCGTCTCGCACGTGCCGCACCTGGTGTCGTCGCTGACGGCCGGTCTGCTGACCGAGGCGCCCACCGACGACCTCGCCCTCGCGGGCCAAGGACTGCGTGACGTCATCCGCATCGCGGGCAGCGACCGTGGCCTGTGGGTCGACATCATCGGCAGCAACGCCGGTCAGGTCGGCGACATCCTCGACGACCTCGCGGCTCGACTGGACGACCTCCGGGCCGCCGTGCGTGCCGGGGACGGATCCGTCGCCGAGCACCTCGATCGTGGCCGTGACGGCGTGAGCCGCGTCCCGGGCAAGCACGGCGAGCAGCCGACCGCCCTCGGGGTCGTCTTCGTGTCCATCGACGACACCCCCGGCGAGCTGTCGCGCCTGTTCTCCGACATCGGCGCCGCGGGCGTCAACATCGAGGACATGCGCATCGATCACGAGCTCGGGCGCCTCGTCGGCGTCGTCGAGGTCGTGGTGCAGGCCGCCGCCGCCGACGTACTTCACACCGCACTGATCGAACGCGGCTGGGCCGCGTTCCGCTGA
- a CDS encoding pseudouridine synthase, translating to MAEPIRLQKVLAAAGVASRRRCEELMVAGRVEVNGEVVTQLGARVDPTSDIVRVDGKRIPPPSDHAYVLLNKPRGIVSSMADEQGRPDLTGLLGDRDDRLFHVGRLDTDTSGLLLLTNDGDLAHRLAHPSFEVTKTYVALVDGTVANSIGRTLRAGVELEDGVTVVDRFVVRDRSRGKSLVELDLHSGKNRIVRRLLDAVGHPVIELTRTAFGPLRLGDLRSGAMRDLSREELGALFDSVEA from the coding sequence GTGGCTGAGCCGATCCGTCTGCAGAAGGTCCTGGCGGCCGCCGGGGTCGCCAGCCGGCGCCGTTGCGAGGAGCTCATGGTGGCCGGGCGCGTCGAGGTCAACGGCGAGGTCGTGACCCAGCTCGGCGCGCGCGTCGACCCGACCTCCGACATCGTGCGCGTCGACGGCAAGCGCATCCCGCCGCCGTCGGACCATGCCTACGTGCTGCTCAACAAGCCGCGAGGGATCGTCAGCTCGATGGCCGACGAGCAGGGCCGGCCCGACCTGACCGGACTGCTCGGTGACCGCGACGACCGGCTGTTCCACGTCGGTCGGCTCGACACGGACACCTCGGGCCTGCTGCTGCTGACGAACGACGGCGACCTGGCGCACCGACTGGCCCATCCGTCCTTCGAGGTCACGAAGACGTACGTGGCGCTCGTCGACGGCACGGTCGCGAACTCGATCGGGCGCACGCTGCGCGCGGGCGTCGAGCTCGAGGACGGCGTCACCGTCGTCGACCGGTTCGTGGTCCGTGACCGCAGCCGCGGCAAGAGCCTGGTCGAGCTCGACCTGCACAGTGGCAAGAACCGGATCGTGCGGCGCCTGCTCGATGCCGTCGGCCATCCGGTGATCGAGCTGACGCGCACCGCGTTCGGGCCGCTGCGACTGGGCGACCTTCGGTCGGGTGCCATGCGCGACCTGTCGCGCGAAGAGCTCGGAGCGCTCTTCGATAGCGTGGAGGCATGA
- the scpB gene encoding SMC-Scp complex subunit ScpB — MTETDQQGFTEPDEPVQNPVEPERAPVELRPALEAVLMIADEPLEHLVLAQAVGRPPAEVEQALRDLAAEYTEQGRGFELRELAGGWRFYSREEYADVVAAFVLEGQQAKLSQAALETLAVVAYRQPISRSRISAIRGVNVDGVVRTLVTRGLITELGHDGESGAILYGTTNYFLERMGLSSLDELPELAPMLPDLADLDSELERVAQETAEREAVPEDQVPAVADAPAATEGGDRG, encoded by the coding sequence ATGACCGAGACTGACCAGCAGGGGTTCACCGAGCCGGACGAGCCGGTGCAGAACCCGGTCGAGCCCGAACGAGCGCCGGTCGAGCTGCGCCCCGCCCTCGAGGCCGTGCTGATGATCGCCGACGAGCCGCTGGAGCACCTCGTGCTGGCGCAGGCCGTCGGGCGCCCGCCCGCCGAGGTGGAGCAGGCGCTACGCGACCTCGCCGCCGAGTACACCGAGCAGGGCCGGGGCTTCGAGCTGCGCGAGCTGGCCGGCGGGTGGCGGTTCTACAGCCGCGAGGAGTACGCCGACGTCGTCGCCGCGTTCGTGCTCGAGGGCCAGCAGGCCAAGCTCAGCCAGGCGGCGCTCGAGACGCTCGCGGTCGTGGCCTACCGCCAGCCGATCAGCCGCTCGCGGATCTCCGCGATCCGTGGCGTGAACGTCGACGGCGTCGTGCGCACGCTCGTGACGCGAGGGCTCATCACGGAGCTCGGCCACGACGGCGAGTCGGGCGCGATCTTGTACGGCACGACGAACTATTTCCTCGAGCGCATGGGGCTCAGCAGCCTGGACGAGCTGCCCGAGCTGGCGCCGATGCTCCCCGACCTGGCCGACCTCGACAGCGAGCTCGAGCGGGTCGCGCAGGAGACCGCCGAGCGCGAGGCCGTGCCGGAGGACCAGGTGCCGGCCGTCGCCGATGCGCCGGCCGCGACCGAAGGCGGCGACCGTGGCTGA
- a CDS encoding segregation and condensation protein A: protein MSVAESASTDAPDAGFSVTLGNFEGPFDLLLQLISKHQLDITEVALSVVTSDFIAYTRELEDDLEQTTNFLLIAATLLDLKTARLLPQAEVEDEEDLALLEARDLLFARLMQYRAFKTVAAILAERFENQQLRHPRAVTLEPRFATLLPEVEIRATAQDLADLAAAALAPKQVPLVNLAHLHAPSVSVREQAHLVVDRLRRERSLTFRAITQDAPDGQTKVARFLALLELFREGMLSFEQAVPLGELTVRWTGSDDGDIDVGDEFDEPGPADEETEQATQTVTVDETTGSDDDRD, encoded by the coding sequence GTGTCCGTCGCAGAGTCGGCGTCCACCGACGCCCCCGACGCCGGCTTCTCGGTGACCCTGGGCAACTTCGAGGGTCCCTTCGACCTGCTCCTGCAGTTGATCTCCAAGCACCAGCTCGACATCACCGAGGTCGCGCTGTCGGTCGTGACGTCGGACTTCATCGCCTACACCCGCGAGCTCGAGGACGACCTCGAGCAGACGACGAACTTCCTGCTGATCGCCGCGACCCTGCTGGACCTGAAGACCGCGCGGCTGCTGCCGCAGGCCGAGGTCGAGGACGAGGAGGACCTCGCCTTGCTGGAGGCGCGCGACCTGCTCTTCGCCCGGCTCATGCAGTACCGCGCGTTCAAGACGGTGGCGGCGATCCTCGCCGAGCGCTTCGAGAACCAGCAACTGCGTCACCCGCGTGCCGTCACGCTCGAGCCGCGCTTCGCGACGCTGCTGCCCGAGGTCGAGATCCGCGCCACGGCGCAGGACCTCGCCGACCTCGCCGCCGCCGCCCTGGCGCCCAAGCAGGTGCCGCTGGTCAACCTGGCCCACCTCCACGCTCCGTCGGTCAGCGTCCGGGAACAGGCCCACCTCGTGGTCGACCGGTTGCGTCGCGAACGCTCGCTGACCTTCCGGGCGATCACCCAGGACGCGCCCGACGGCCAGACCAAGGTGGCGCGGTTCCTGGCGCTGCTGGAGTTGTTCCGCGAGGGCATGCTGTCGTTCGAGCAGGCCGTCCCGCTGGGGGAGTTGACCGTCCGGTGGACGGGTTCGGACGACGGCGACATCGACGTGGGGGACGAGTTCGACGAGCCGGGGCCTGCGGACGAGGAAACCGAGCAGGCTACGCAGACAGTGACCGTGGATGAGACGACCGGAAGTGACGATGACCGAGACTGA
- a CDS encoding ParA family protein — MPSTSLGPTGRPMPDLPEPGPRATQAPAVVISMCNQKGGVGKTTTTINLGAALAETGRRVLLVDFDPQGSLTVGLGYNAHEIEQSIYHVLMDRELSMKEIIMETSVKNLDLVPANIDLSAAEMRLVTEVGREQVLARALRDVRGDYDVILIDCQPSLGLLTVNALTASDGVIVPLECEYFALRGVALLNETIEKVRDRTNFDLKVIGLLGTMFDSRTLHGREVLQTLVDGWGDAVFHTVIRRTVKFSDSTVAGEPITEYAPTSPGAEAYRQLAKEVLQRCPGA, encoded by the coding sequence ATGCCCAGCACGTCCCTCGGCCCCACCGGTCGCCCGATGCCCGACCTCCCGGAGCCCGGCCCCCGAGCGACTCAGGCCCCCGCCGTCGTCATCTCGATGTGCAACCAGAAAGGTGGCGTCGGCAAGACCACGACGACCATCAACCTCGGTGCCGCACTGGCCGAGACCGGCCGCCGCGTCCTGCTCGTCGACTTCGATCCGCAGGGCTCCCTGACGGTCGGACTGGGCTACAACGCCCACGAGATCGAGCAGAGCATCTACCACGTGCTGATGGACCGTGAGCTCTCCATGAAGGAGATCATCATGGAGACGTCCGTCAAGAACCTGGACCTCGTGCCGGCCAACATCGACCTCTCGGCGGCCGAGATGCGCCTGGTCACCGAGGTCGGCCGCGAGCAGGTCCTGGCGCGTGCCCTGCGCGACGTCCGCGGCGACTACGACGTGATCCTGATCGACTGCCAGCCCTCGCTCGGCCTGTTGACGGTCAACGCCCTCACCGCGTCCGACGGCGTGATCGTGCCGCTGGAGTGCGAGTACTTCGCCCTGCGCGGCGTGGCGCTGCTCAACGAGACGATCGAGAAGGTCCGTGACCGCACGAACTTCGACCTCAAGGTCATCGGCCTGCTCGGCACGATGTTCGACAGCCGCACCCTGCACGGCCGCGAGGTCCTGCAGACGCTCGTCGACGGCTGGGGCGACGCCGTGTTCCACACCGTCATCCGCCGCACGGTGAAGTTCTCCGACTCCACCGTCGCCGGCGAGCCGATCACCGAGTACGCCCCCACCTCGCCCGGTGCCGAGGCCTACCGGCAGCTGGCCAAGGAGGTGCTGCAGCGGTGTCCCGGCGCGTGA
- the xerD gene encoding site-specific tyrosine recombinase XerD, with product MSEAAVERVVAEYLSHLGVERGLAENTLASYRRDLRRYAAFLVDRGLTDPAAITEADVTAFAAALRTGDEDHPPLGTSSVARTIVAVRGFHKFCLREQIVANDVSSAVRPPRPASRLPKALPLEDVEALLVAAGEPGTALALRDRALLEVLYGTGARISEAVGLDVDDVDLDQSSVLLTGKGSKQRIVPLGSFARDALEAYLTKARPHLTAATGSGPAMFLNARGGRLSRQSAWTVLTKAARRAGLTVDVSPHTLRHSFATHLLDGGADVRVVQELLGHASVTTTQIYTLVTIDKLRETYAASHPRALG from the coding sequence GTGAGCGAGGCGGCGGTCGAGCGCGTCGTGGCCGAGTACCTGTCCCACCTCGGGGTGGAGCGGGGACTGGCCGAGAACACGCTCGCCTCGTACCGCCGCGACCTGCGTCGCTACGCCGCGTTCCTGGTGGACCGCGGACTGACCGATCCCGCCGCGATCACCGAGGCGGACGTCACGGCCTTCGCCGCCGCGCTCCGCACCGGCGACGAGGACCACCCGCCGCTGGGCACGTCGAGCGTCGCCCGCACCATCGTCGCGGTCCGGGGCTTCCACAAGTTCTGCCTGCGCGAGCAGATCGTCGCCAACGACGTGAGCTCGGCCGTCCGGCCGCCGCGACCGGCCTCCCGGCTGCCGAAGGCCCTGCCGCTCGAGGACGTCGAGGCGCTCCTGGTCGCGGCGGGGGAGCCCGGGACCGCGTTGGCGCTGCGCGACCGTGCCCTGCTGGAGGTGCTCTACGGGACGGGAGCGCGGATCTCCGAGGCCGTCGGCCTGGACGTGGACGACGTCGACCTCGACCAGTCCTCCGTCCTTCTGACGGGCAAGGGTTCGAAGCAGCGCATCGTTCCGCTCGGGTCCTTCGCGCGCGACGCCCTCGAGGCGTACCTGACGAAGGCGCGTCCGCACCTCACCGCGGCGACGGGCAGCGGTCCGGCGATGTTCCTCAACGCGCGCGGCGGACGGCTCTCGCGACAGAGCGCCTGGACCGTGCTGACGAAGGCCGCGCGCCGTGCCGGCCTGACGGTCGACGTGTCGCCGCACACCTTGCGTCACTCCTTCGCCACCCACCTGCTCGACGGCGGGGCCGACGTCCGGGTCGTGCAGGAACTGCTCGGTCACGCCTCCGTCACGACGACGCAGATCTACACCCTGGTGACGATCGACAAGTTGCGCGAGACGTACGCGGCGTCCCATCCCCGGGCGCTGGGGTGA
- a CDS encoding NUDIX domain-containing protein gives MSESMVHPRLPGRLATSLRPPETHWPVAASEVGFHNDYLTLTVDTIVAPDQGRHGRVVVRPKSAVAVAAVDEQRRILLVEQYRHAQGGRLLEIPAGIMDVEGESAQVAAARELAEETDLLADTWHELLTLAPTVGYSTERITVFRATDLRPVPDADRTVREAEEADMAQWWVDVEEAVAACFDGRIIDAKTIVAILAVART, from the coding sequence GTGAGTGAGTCGATGGTTCACCCGCGGCTGCCCGGTCGTCTCGCGACGTCGTTGCGCCCGCCGGAGACGCACTGGCCCGTCGCCGCGTCCGAGGTCGGGTTCCACAACGACTACCTGACACTCACGGTCGACACGATCGTGGCGCCCGATCAGGGGCGTCACGGTCGCGTCGTGGTCCGGCCCAAGAGCGCGGTGGCCGTCGCGGCGGTCGATGAGCAGCGCCGCATCCTGCTGGTCGAGCAGTACCGGCATGCGCAAGGTGGTCGGCTGCTCGAGATCCCGGCCGGGATCATGGACGTCGAGGGCGAGTCGGCCCAGGTGGCGGCCGCGCGGGAGTTGGCCGAGGAGACCGACCTGCTGGCCGACACGTGGCACGAGCTGCTGACCCTCGCGCCCACCGTCGGGTACTCGACCGAGCGCATCACCGTCTTCCGGGCCACGGACCTGCGGCCCGTGCCCGACGCGGATCGCACCGTGCGGGAGGCCGAGGAGGCCGACATGGCGCAGTGGTGGGTCGACGTCGAGGAGGCCGTGGCAGCCTGCTTCGACGGCCGGATCATCGACGCCAAGACGATCGTCGCCATCTTGGCGGTGGCCCGGACGTGA